Proteins encoded together in one Thermomonospora curvata DSM 43183 window:
- a CDS encoding DUF5996 family protein has translation MELFPPMPLADWQDTKSTLHRFLQIVGKIRLAAGIRRNHWWGIPFHLTGRGLTTRPTGRADGGPIFTIDFDFVGHRLVITTLDGREVSFRLPGCSVASFYRQTMQALASLGVRVRPAVARPFDLPDADRPFADDTEHAAYDPAMVTRYWQILSQVNLLLEEFAAGYSGKISPVHHFWHTLDIACTRFSDRVIEQGPQVDPVTREAYSREVISSGFWFGDEVFPAPAFYSYTAPEPAGLTDQPLRPRAARWIAQRGGHLAVLPYDDARAEADPRGAVLSFYESAYQAGARLAGWDIAGLACPGGITDPLLRGRG, from the coding sequence ATGGAACTGTTCCCGCCCATGCCGCTGGCCGACTGGCAGGACACCAAGTCCACCCTGCACCGCTTCCTGCAGATCGTCGGCAAGATCCGCCTGGCCGCCGGCATCCGGCGCAACCACTGGTGGGGCATCCCCTTCCACCTCACCGGGCGCGGGCTGACCACCCGCCCGACCGGGCGGGCCGACGGCGGGCCGATCTTCACCATCGACTTCGACTTCGTCGGCCACCGGCTGGTGATCACGACCCTGGACGGCCGGGAGGTCTCCTTCCGTCTGCCCGGCTGCTCGGTCGCCTCTTTCTACCGCCAGACGATGCAGGCGCTGGCGTCCCTGGGCGTCCGGGTGCGCCCGGCCGTCGCGCGGCCGTTCGACCTGCCGGATGCGGACCGCCCGTTCGCCGACGACACCGAGCACGCCGCCTACGACCCGGCCATGGTCACCCGGTACTGGCAGATCCTCAGCCAGGTGAACCTGCTGCTGGAGGAGTTCGCCGCCGGCTACAGCGGCAAGATCAGCCCGGTGCACCACTTCTGGCACACCCTCGACATCGCCTGCACCCGTTTCTCCGACCGCGTCATCGAGCAGGGACCCCAGGTCGACCCGGTGACCCGGGAGGCCTACTCCCGCGAGGTGATCAGCTCCGGCTTCTGGTTCGGCGACGAGGTCTTCCCCGCACCGGCCTTCTACTCCTACACCGCGCCCGAGCCCGCGGGCCTGACCGACCAGCCGCTGCGTCCCCGCGCCGCGCGGTGGATCGCCCAGCGCGGCGGGCACCTGGCCGTCCTGCCCTACGACGACGCCCGCGCCGAAGCCGACCCGCGCGGCGCCGTCCTGTCCTTTTATGAGAGCGCCTACCAGGCCGGCGCCCGCCTGGCCGGCTGGGACATCGCCGGCCTGGCCTGCCCCGGCGGGATCACCGACCCGCTGCTGCGCGGCCGGGGGTGA
- a CDS encoding sulfite exporter TauE/SafE family protein, translating into MGGQEIAARGGARRDSWLVFSAGAAVGSLGGMIGLGGAEFRLPLLIGLFGFAALSAVIVNKAMSLIVVLTAIPARLAAVPLAELSAHWAAAANLLAGSLIGAWAGAAWTVRMRSSTLHKVLAALLVLMAAALVAAHAATPGTLHLPGTAQAIAGIAAGFGIGVVAAIMGVAGGELLIPTIVLLYAVEIKIAGSLSLLVSLPTMLVAFARYSRDSSFVVLRANLRFTAVMTAGSVAGALAGGLLLGVVPDAVLIPVLAAVLLLSAVKLARHTPGGG; encoded by the coding sequence GTGGGCGGACAGGAGATCGCCGCGCGGGGCGGGGCGAGGCGGGATTCATGGCTGGTGTTCTCCGCCGGGGCCGCGGTCGGCTCACTGGGCGGCATGATCGGGCTGGGCGGTGCGGAGTTCCGGCTGCCGCTGCTGATCGGCCTGTTCGGGTTCGCCGCGCTGTCGGCGGTGATCGTCAACAAGGCGATGAGCCTGATCGTGGTGCTGACCGCGATACCGGCCCGGCTGGCCGCCGTGCCGCTCGCCGAGCTGAGCGCGCACTGGGCGGCCGCGGCCAATCTGCTGGCCGGCAGCCTCATCGGCGCATGGGCGGGCGCCGCCTGGACGGTGCGGATGCGCTCATCCACCCTGCACAAGGTGCTGGCCGCCCTGCTGGTGCTCATGGCCGCCGCACTGGTGGCCGCCCACGCCGCCACCCCGGGGACGCTGCACCTGCCCGGCACGGCTCAGGCGATCGCCGGGATCGCCGCGGGATTCGGCATCGGCGTCGTCGCCGCGATCATGGGCGTGGCCGGCGGCGAGCTGCTCATCCCGACCATCGTGCTGCTGTATGCGGTCGAGATCAAAATCGCCGGCAGCCTGTCGCTGCTGGTGTCGCTGCCCACCATGCTGGTGGCCTTCGCCCGCTACAGCCGCGACAGCAGCTTCGTGGTCCTGCGCGCCAACCTGCGCTTCACCGCGGTCATGACCGCGGGCTCGGTCGCCGGCGCCCTTGCGGGCGGGCTGCTGCTGGGGGTGGTCCCCGACGCCGTCCTCATCCCGGTGCTGGCCGCCGTCCTGCTGCTGTCCGCCGTCAAGCTGGCCCGCCACACCCCGGGCGGCGGCTGA
- a CDS encoding acyl-CoA dehydrogenase, which translates to MSIAITEEHRSLAETASAFLAKRNVIQATRALLDAGAPAQSPPAFWGELAELGWLGLHVPEEYGGSGYGLEELAVVVEEMGRVLAPGPFAPTVIASAVLVAAADEETKKKLLPGLVDGSVIGAIALEADVTAEGGAASGSAPVVVGGGMAHLLLLPAGDDVVVVEAGEQVSVQVPANLDPSRPAARVTLDRAPATVLPGARRVLVDLARVVLSAEAVGVAARCTQMAAAYARERHQFGRPIGMFQAVKHHCADMAVATELATSAAWDAARAARSGGEQLTYAAAVAATLAAPAADLCANLNTQVHGGIAMTWEHDAHLYIRRATALLGLLNADEAAAELTDLTRRGVSRTRTVELPPEAEAIRQEVRAFVRQIADLPEEQRKERLIESGYAVPHWPKPYGRAAGAVEQLVIEQEFDAAGIRRPSYGITGWLILTLIQYGTPEQIARWVGPALRQEVIWCQLFSEPDAGSDAAGIKTRAVRVEGGWRVNGQKVWTSGAHVAGLGFATVRTNPDAPKHKGITMMVIDMHAEGVEVRPLKMPTGHSEFNEVFLSDVFVPDDHVVGPVDEGWTVARATLGNESVSIGGGQGGLTTPASLLIERYDAHPGRLPGGRERLGRYAARLQAMSLLNMRSAHRAVAGGEPGPEGAITKLVVSELGHEAAAVLTALSGPEAAYLDGPGEISNLLALSHRGLSIAGGTSEIKRNQIGERILGLPRDPLLK; encoded by the coding sequence ATGTCGATCGCGATAACAGAGGAGCACCGCTCGCTGGCGGAGACCGCCTCCGCGTTCTTGGCCAAGCGGAATGTCATCCAGGCGACCCGGGCGCTGCTGGATGCCGGCGCCCCGGCGCAGTCGCCGCCGGCGTTCTGGGGTGAGCTCGCCGAGCTGGGCTGGCTGGGGCTGCATGTGCCCGAGGAGTACGGCGGCTCCGGCTACGGCCTGGAGGAGCTGGCCGTCGTCGTCGAGGAGATGGGCCGGGTGCTGGCCCCGGGCCCGTTCGCGCCGACGGTGATCGCCAGTGCCGTGCTGGTGGCGGCCGCCGACGAGGAGACCAAGAAGAAGCTCCTGCCCGGCCTGGTGGACGGCTCGGTGATCGGCGCGATCGCACTGGAAGCGGACGTGACGGCCGAAGGAGGCGCCGCGTCCGGCTCGGCCCCGGTCGTGGTGGGCGGCGGCATGGCCCACCTGCTGCTGCTTCCGGCGGGCGACGACGTCGTCGTGGTCGAAGCGGGCGAGCAGGTGTCGGTGCAGGTGCCCGCGAACCTGGACCCGAGCCGGCCGGCGGCCCGCGTCACCCTCGACCGGGCACCCGCCACGGTCCTGCCCGGCGCCCGGCGGGTGCTGGTGGACCTGGCCCGGGTCGTGCTGTCGGCCGAGGCGGTCGGCGTGGCCGCCCGCTGCACCCAGATGGCCGCCGCCTACGCCAGGGAACGCCACCAGTTCGGCCGTCCCATCGGGATGTTCCAGGCGGTCAAGCACCACTGCGCCGACATGGCCGTGGCGACCGAGCTGGCGACTTCTGCGGCCTGGGACGCGGCCAGGGCCGCGCGCAGCGGCGGGGAGCAGCTGACGTACGCCGCCGCGGTCGCCGCGACGCTGGCGGCGCCCGCCGCCGACCTGTGCGCCAACCTCAACACCCAGGTGCACGGCGGCATCGCCATGACCTGGGAGCACGACGCGCACCTGTACATCCGGCGGGCCACCGCCCTGCTCGGCCTGCTGAACGCCGACGAGGCGGCGGCCGAGCTGACCGACCTGACCCGCCGGGGCGTCAGCCGGACCCGGACGGTGGAGCTGCCGCCGGAGGCCGAGGCCATCCGCCAGGAGGTGCGGGCCTTCGTCCGGCAGATCGCCGACCTGCCGGAAGAGCAGCGCAAGGAACGGCTGATCGAGAGCGGCTACGCCGTGCCGCACTGGCCGAAGCCCTACGGCCGGGCCGCCGGGGCCGTCGAGCAGCTGGTCATCGAGCAGGAGTTCGACGCCGCCGGCATCCGGCGCCCCTCCTACGGCATCACCGGCTGGCTGATCTTGACCCTCATCCAGTACGGCACCCCCGAGCAGATCGCCCGCTGGGTCGGCCCCGCCCTGCGCCAGGAGGTCATCTGGTGCCAGCTCTTCAGCGAGCCCGACGCCGGGTCGGACGCGGCCGGGATCAAGACCCGCGCCGTGCGGGTCGAGGGCGGCTGGCGCGTCAACGGGCAGAAGGTCTGGACCTCCGGGGCGCACGTGGCCGGCCTGGGCTTCGCCACCGTGCGCACCAACCCCGACGCCCCCAAGCACAAGGGCATCACCATGATGGTGATCGACATGCACGCCGAGGGCGTGGAGGTCCGGCCGCTGAAGATGCCCACCGGCCACTCGGAGTTCAACGAGGTCTTCCTCAGCGACGTCTTCGTGCCCGACGACCACGTCGTCGGCCCCGTCGATGAGGGCTGGACCGTCGCCCGCGCCACCTTGGGCAACGAGTCGGTCAGCATCGGCGGCGGCCAGGGCGGCCTGACCACCCCCGCCTCCCTGCTCATCGAACGCTACGACGCCCATCCCGGCCGGCTCCCCGGCGGCCGGGAGCGCCTGGGCCGGTACGCCGCGCGGCTGCAGGCGATGAGCCTGCTCAACATGCGTTCGGCGCACCGCGCCGTCGCCGGCGGCGAGCCCGGCCCCGAGGGGGCGATCACCAAGCTGGTGGTCTCCGAGCTCGGCCATGAGGCGGCCGCCGTCTTGACCGCGCTCAGCGGCCCCGAGGCCGCCTACCTGGACGGCCCCGGCGAGATCAGCAACCTGCTGGCGCTCTCGCACCGCGGCCTGTCCATCGCCGGGGGGACCTCCGAGATCAAGCGCAACCAGATCGGCGAGCGCATCCTCGGCCTGCCCCGCGACCCGCTCCTCAAATGA